The following proteins come from a genomic window of Brevibacillus antibioticus:
- the pstB gene encoding phosphate ABC transporter ATP-binding protein PstB yields the protein MSVLTMQETIIQTNNVNVYYGEKHAVKNISMDIEKNSVTAFIGPSGCGKSTLLRSLNRMNDLVPSCRVEGSIIVDGIDINSSQVNIESLRQVVGMVFQRANPFFKSIYENIAFAPRFHGMTNKRDLDELVESSLQKAALWDEVKDRLRDSALSLSGGQQQRLCIARAIAMQPTILLLDEPASALDPISTMKIEELVMQLKDEYTIVIVTHNLHQAARISEKTAFFLMGELIEMDETGKIFTSPENEKTEDYISGRFG from the coding sequence ATGTCCGTACTGACCATGCAAGAAACGATCATTCAGACGAATAACGTGAATGTATACTACGGAGAGAAGCACGCCGTAAAAAATATATCCATGGATATTGAAAAAAACTCCGTGACGGCCTTTATTGGTCCGTCCGGATGCGGGAAATCGACGCTTCTACGGAGCTTGAACCGGATGAATGATCTGGTTCCTTCTTGTCGTGTAGAGGGTTCCATTATTGTTGATGGTATCGACATTAATAGCTCGCAAGTAAACATCGAGAGCCTGCGCCAAGTGGTAGGAATGGTGTTCCAACGAGCGAATCCATTTTTTAAATCGATCTATGAAAACATCGCATTTGCACCGCGTTTCCACGGGATGACCAATAAACGTGATTTGGACGAATTGGTTGAGTCGAGCCTGCAAAAAGCAGCGCTTTGGGATGAAGTAAAAGATCGTCTTCGCGACTCAGCGCTCTCGCTTTCTGGTGGACAGCAGCAAAGGCTTTGTATCGCGCGTGCAATTGCGATGCAGCCAACCATTTTGCTGTTGGACGAACCGGCTTCCGCTCTCGATCCGATCTCTACCATGAAAATCGAAGAGCTGGTCATGCAGCTAAAAGATGAATATACAATCGTGATCGTTACCCATAACCTCCATCAGGCAGCGCGAATTTCTGAGAAAACCGCCTTCTTCCTGATGGGTGAGCTGATCGAGATGGATGAGACAGGGAAAATCTTCACATCACCAGAAAACGAAAAAACCGAAGATTATATTAGCGGACGTTTTGGTTAA
- the pstA gene encoding phosphate ABC transporter permease PstA has translation MKARLMDRAATVVLTLIAVLIIGTLVGLLGFILSQGWHKLNLDFLTSAPDIVNAGGGIGPQLFNSLYLLVLTMLIALPLGIGAGIYMAEYAPDNKITQFIRMSIEVLSSLPSIVVGLFGLLVFVNMTGWGYTLFGGALALTVFNLPLLVRVTEDALRNVPRSQKEASLALGITKWRTIVSVILPAALPGILTGAILASGRVFGEAAALLFTAGMSSPNLDFTDFSMNSTTSPLNPFRPAETLAVHIWKVNSEGLTPDARDVADGAAAVLIIAVLLFNLSARWFGNWVYKKMTSGSN, from the coding sequence ATGAAAGCGAGACTGATGGACCGCGCTGCTACTGTTGTTTTGACACTGATTGCCGTACTGATTATCGGTACCTTGGTGGGATTATTGGGCTTCATTCTCTCACAAGGCTGGCATAAGCTGAATCTCGACTTTTTGACCTCTGCGCCGGATATTGTCAATGCGGGTGGCGGGATTGGACCACAGCTTTTCAACTCGTTGTACTTGCTGGTCCTGACTATGCTGATCGCGTTGCCGCTCGGGATCGGAGCAGGTATTTATATGGCTGAATATGCGCCGGATAACAAGATTACACAGTTTATCCGCATGAGTATAGAAGTATTGTCTTCCCTTCCGTCTATCGTAGTTGGTTTGTTTGGATTGCTCGTGTTCGTAAATATGACAGGCTGGGGCTATACCCTGTTTGGTGGAGCACTTGCGCTGACGGTATTTAACCTGCCACTCTTAGTTCGTGTAACAGAGGATGCACTGCGCAACGTACCACGCAGTCAAAAGGAAGCGAGTCTCGCGCTTGGTATAACCAAATGGCGTACCATCGTGTCAGTCATCCTTCCAGCAGCACTCCCGGGTATCCTTACGGGGGCCATTCTGGCTTCTGGCCGTGTATTTGGGGAAGCGGCTGCCTTGCTGTTTACGGCAGGGATGTCTTCACCGAATCTGGATTTCACCGACTTCTCGATGAACAGTACGACGTCACCTCTGAATCCGTTCCGTCCTGCCGAGACCTTGGCCGTGCATATTTGGAAGGTAAACAGCGAGGGGCTGACACCGGATGCACGTGATGTCGCAGATGGCGCGGCTGCTGTTCTGATTATTGCCGTCTTGCTCTTTAACCTTTCCGCTCGTTGGTTCGGGAATTGGGTTTACAAAAAGATGACGTCAGGATCAAACTAA
- the pstC gene encoding phosphate ABC transporter permease subunit PstC: protein MGHRTEGVNTERQSMIAQKMLTTNKRQKTENITGRTIAMICAGLLVIVVLSITYFIASKGLSTFFVDGVSFKEFLTHDKWDPEGEPSAYGVLPFILGSFFVTALAALIAAPLGIGAAIFMTEIFPGFGKKVLKPVIELLVGIPSVVYGYVGLTLLVPFIREQFDVLGFSLLAGGLVLALMILPTITSVAADAIEAVPQDLRNASLALGATRWQTIWNVVLHSALPGCLTAIVLGMSRAFGEALAVQMVIGNTTKLPGGLLDPISTLTSGITLNMGNTIQGTPYNNALWSMALLLLAMSFIFIVILRLLGRKRLAK from the coding sequence ATGGGCCATCGTACTGAAGGGGTAAATACAGAGCGTCAATCGATGATTGCGCAAAAAATGCTGACAACGAACAAGCGTCAAAAAACAGAGAATATTACCGGCAGAACCATCGCGATGATTTGTGCGGGTTTGCTCGTTATTGTAGTTTTATCGATCACCTATTTTATTGCTTCAAAAGGGCTGTCGACGTTCTTTGTCGATGGAGTAAGCTTCAAAGAATTTTTAACCCATGACAAATGGGACCCAGAGGGTGAGCCATCTGCGTATGGTGTGTTGCCCTTTATCCTCGGTTCGTTTTTCGTAACGGCACTGGCTGCTTTGATTGCCGCGCCACTCGGAATCGGTGCCGCTATTTTTATGACAGAGATCTTTCCTGGCTTCGGGAAAAAAGTGTTGAAGCCGGTTATCGAGCTGTTGGTTGGTATTCCATCGGTCGTTTACGGTTATGTCGGACTAACTTTACTTGTTCCTTTTATTCGCGAACAATTTGATGTTCTTGGCTTCAGCTTATTGGCAGGGGGACTTGTTCTTGCCCTGATGATTTTGCCAACCATTACGAGTGTGGCAGCAGATGCTATTGAGGCTGTTCCGCAAGATTTGCGCAATGCTTCGCTCGCACTTGGTGCTACGCGCTGGCAAACGATTTGGAATGTCGTGTTGCATTCCGCACTTCCTGGCTGTTTGACGGCCATTGTTTTGGGAATGTCTCGCGCTTTTGGGGAAGCTTTGGCTGTGCAAATGGTTATCGGTAACACAACGAAGCTGCCAGGCGGTTTGCTCGACCCGATCAGTACGCTCACTAGCGGTATTACATTGAACATGGGGAACACGATTCAAGGAACTCCGTATAACAATGCTCTATGGTCAATGGCTTTGCTGCTCTTGGCGATGTCTTTCATCTTTATCGTGATTTTGCGCCTGTTGGGCAGAAAGAGGTTGGCGAAATAG
- a CDS encoding phosphate ABC transporter substrate-binding protein PstS family protein, which translates to MKKLSKMFIALTCVGALLAGCGSGNTAQTQTPAPAQKPAQEQSNSGSTTKTSGEPVTAVGSTALQPLVEQAAKDFMAKNAGAQIQVQGGGSGTGLSQVASGAATIGNSDIFAEEKKGIPANELVDHKVAVVGMAAAVSPQVKVDNLSKQQLIDIFTGKITNWKEVGGEDMKITLVNRPKSSGTRATFSKFALDGKEEAEGITEDSSGTVRKIIAETPGAIGYLALSYFNDTVKALKLDGVEANAENITSNKYPVWAYEHMYTKGEATGDAKAFLDFILTDDVQKKTVTELGFLPITDMKVERDAEGKVTQK; encoded by the coding sequence ATGAAAAAACTCAGCAAAATGTTTATTGCGCTGACATGTGTAGGGGCATTACTCGCGGGGTGCGGAAGCGGCAACACTGCGCAGACACAAACACCAGCACCAGCGCAAAAACCAGCTCAGGAGCAAAGCAACTCTGGTTCGACAACAAAAACTTCCGGTGAACCTGTCACTGCAGTGGGTTCTACCGCTTTACAACCTCTGGTCGAGCAAGCGGCCAAAGACTTTATGGCAAAAAATGCAGGCGCACAAATCCAAGTACAAGGCGGAGGAAGCGGCACGGGCTTGAGCCAAGTAGCAAGTGGTGCAGCAACGATTGGTAACTCCGATATTTTTGCAGAAGAGAAAAAAGGCATTCCAGCAAACGAACTGGTAGACCATAAAGTAGCCGTTGTCGGAATGGCAGCAGCGGTAAGCCCACAAGTAAAAGTGGACAACTTGTCTAAGCAACAATTGATCGACATCTTCACTGGAAAAATCACCAACTGGAAAGAAGTTGGCGGCGAGGATATGAAGATCACGCTAGTTAACCGTCCGAAATCTTCAGGAACTCGCGCGACATTCAGCAAATTCGCGTTGGATGGCAAAGAAGAAGCAGAAGGTATCACAGAGGATTCCTCTGGTACTGTTCGCAAAATCATTGCAGAAACACCAGGTGCAATTGGTTACTTGGCACTGTCCTACTTCAATGACACTGTAAAAGCTCTGAAATTGGATGGCGTGGAAGCAAACGCAGAAAACATTACATCGAACAAATATCCAGTATGGGCGTACGAGCATATGTACACCAAAGGTGAAGCAACTGGCGATGCAAAAGCATTCCTCGACTTCATCCTGACTGACGATGTACAAAAGAAAACTGTTACAGAATTGGGCTTCCTGCCAATCACAGACATGAAAGTGGAACGTGATGCAGAAGGCAAAGTAACTCAAAAATAA
- a CDS encoding DUF378 domain-containing protein gives MERLALLFVIIGALNWGLIGLFQFDLVASLFGGAESIVSRIVYTLVGLFGVYAIKVLFTDREETPT, from the coding sequence GTGGAACGGCTAGCCTTGCTTTTTGTGATCATAGGTGCCTTAAACTGGGGATTAATCGGGTTATTTCAATTCGATTTAGTCGCGAGCTTGTTTGGTGGAGCGGAATCTATCGTAAGTCGAATCGTGTATACGTTGGTAGGCTTGTTTGGGGTGTATGCCATCAAGGTTCTATTTACGGATCGGGAAGAAACACCAACATAA
- a CDS encoding GerMN domain-containing protein, with the protein MKKSRAIWMAALVMLLLAGCGQNATETSQPTTPVEQPSGSNTDPSTTEPTLKKQMVTVYYSDNNVMELQKEEQEITFAEDIEKYKKTLALLETPVKPDVHTPLWRNFKYHSITIDKGTLTIDADSKNQFNMGSSGETMALDALKNTFFQFSEVKEIVFLEDGKKVETLMGHVDLTEPLKRDN; encoded by the coding sequence ATGAAAAAAAGTCGAGCGATCTGGATGGCAGCGTTAGTGATGCTGCTTTTGGCCGGATGTGGGCAAAACGCGACAGAAACATCACAGCCAACCACACCAGTAGAACAGCCATCTGGTTCAAACACTGATCCATCGACAACAGAGCCGACTCTGAAAAAGCAAATGGTCACCGTTTACTATTCGGATAATAATGTGATGGAGCTGCAAAAAGAAGAGCAAGAGATCACGTTTGCAGAAGATATTGAGAAGTACAAAAAGACACTTGCCCTGCTGGAGACGCCTGTAAAGCCAGACGTGCACACTCCACTGTGGAGAAACTTTAAATACCATTCGATCACAATTGATAAAGGAACCCTGACGATTGATGCAGATAGCAAAAATCAGTTCAACATGGGTTCAAGTGGCGAGACGATGGCTTTGGATGCGTTGAAGAATACATTCTTTCAGTTCTCGGAAGTAAAGGAGATTGTCTTCTTGGAGGATGGCAAGAAAGTAGAAACGCTGATGGGGCACGTAGATCTCACCGAGCCACTGAAACGCGACAATTAA
- a CDS encoding N-acetylmuramoyl-L-alanine amidase family protein, translating to MKRRFYPLLFALLVLLLIPGWAVAASSASEEAVNLMIGGQAVNAEVPTVIKNGRTLVPVRVIAEGLGAKVDWNDATRTAVITKGTQQLSLTLDSRTAVLNGKQVKLDTPPVISQKRMLLPLRFVGESLGVTVGWDNSTRTVIANETPQVKLNGKVTTQPIKLYQVEDSVYASAEAVAEQVGQKGFTWKRPERGMMIDDQLVLPLRQLEDELGGSFAWDKKNNQVKIDRLNILKGVSEDGARVRIETTIPVIPQSFVMTGPHRIVLDLPQTALDDDLIGDLKRQDEKNDSVGESEGTASADHEDQDRDSDSDEQKQAEQAKEEPLIANLRYSQYSASPETVRVVIELNQKSTYELAYTKDGIEVKLTPKPKKTGYLIVVDAGHGGKDPGTKGSAGNNEKDYNLAVSNKIVALLKQYPEFQVVPVRTTDVFYELSERAAVANELDADLFLSIHANAFEKPTAAGTETFYYNENSKDFAQVVHKYLRGATQFPDRGFKKSGFYVIKNTKMPAVLTETGFLSNPQENAQLTNPAFQDKIAKAIVAAIREYYESYQ from the coding sequence ATGAAGAGACGATTTTACCCTCTGCTTTTTGCGCTACTGGTCCTGCTGCTAATCCCCGGTTGGGCGGTTGCAGCAAGCAGTGCCTCAGAGGAAGCTGTCAATCTCATGATTGGTGGACAAGCAGTAAATGCTGAAGTGCCGACAGTCATCAAGAATGGACGCACGTTGGTTCCCGTTCGTGTCATCGCCGAAGGGCTAGGTGCAAAAGTGGATTGGAATGACGCCACTCGAACAGCAGTCATTACCAAAGGCACACAGCAGCTCTCCCTTACGCTTGACTCCCGTACAGCAGTATTGAACGGCAAACAAGTGAAGCTCGATACGCCGCCTGTTATTTCACAAAAGCGTATGCTGCTACCACTGCGTTTTGTCGGGGAGTCGCTTGGTGTTACAGTCGGGTGGGACAACAGTACACGAACTGTCATTGCCAACGAAACACCACAAGTCAAGCTAAACGGCAAGGTGACAACCCAGCCGATCAAGCTGTATCAAGTGGAAGACTCGGTGTACGCGTCCGCAGAAGCTGTAGCTGAGCAAGTGGGACAAAAAGGCTTTACGTGGAAAAGACCTGAGCGCGGGATGATGATTGATGATCAGTTGGTCCTTCCACTACGTCAGTTGGAGGACGAGCTTGGAGGGTCATTTGCGTGGGACAAGAAAAATAATCAGGTTAAGATCGATCGGCTCAATATTTTGAAAGGTGTATCGGAAGACGGCGCCCGTGTTCGTATTGAAACGACCATACCTGTAATTCCGCAGTCCTTTGTGATGACAGGTCCACACCGGATCGTCTTGGATCTCCCACAAACCGCATTGGATGACGATTTAATCGGAGATCTAAAGCGTCAAGACGAGAAGAACGATAGCGTAGGCGAATCCGAGGGAACGGCCTCCGCTGATCATGAAGACCAAGACAGAGATTCAGATTCTGACGAACAGAAGCAGGCAGAACAAGCGAAAGAAGAACCTCTCATCGCTAACCTGCGTTACAGCCAATACAGTGCATCCCCTGAAACGGTTCGCGTCGTCATTGAGCTGAACCAAAAGAGCACCTATGAGCTGGCTTACACGAAAGACGGTATCGAAGTAAAATTGACGCCAAAACCGAAGAAAACAGGCTACTTGATCGTCGTTGATGCCGGTCATGGCGGAAAAGACCCAGGCACGAAGGGCTCCGCTGGCAACAATGAAAAAGATTACAATTTGGCTGTCTCCAATAAGATTGTGGCTTTACTGAAGCAATATCCAGAGTTTCAAGTCGTTCCTGTACGCACAACAGATGTGTTTTATGAACTGTCAGAGCGTGCCGCTGTTGCCAATGAGTTAGATGCCGACTTGTTCTTATCTATTCATGCCAACGCATTCGAGAAACCGACGGCTGCAGGAACAGAAACTTTCTATTATAATGAAAACAGTAAAGACTTTGCCCAAGTGGTACATAAATATTTGCGTGGGGCAACGCAGTTCCCGGATCGAGGCTTCAAGAAGAGCGGCTTTTATGTGATCAAAAACACGAAAATGCCTGCTGTATTGACCGAAACAGGCTTCCTCTCCAATCCACAGGAGAACGCACAGCTGACGAATCCGGCATTCCAAGATAAAATCGCGAAAGCCATTGTTGCGGCTATTCGTGAATACTACGAGTCTTATCAGTAA
- a CDS encoding peptide ABC transporter substrate-binding protein yields the protein MKKSVFLALSSVLVFGGIMTGYEGAIQAAEPKVLRVNLQSEPPTADPGIAEDTSSNTIITAIFEGLTRLGKDGKVHPAAAESYTVSEDGKTYIFKIREAKWSNGDQVTAHDFEYAWKRALDPKEASNYAYQLYYVKGAEDFNKGIGKAGDVGVKAIDDKTLKVELTNPTPFFLELVAFKTYFPVNKKVVEGNEKWADEAKTVVGNGPFKMETWEHKSNLNVVKNEKYWDKANVNLDKIEFIMIEDENTELSLFDNDELDWAGAPMNALPIDALPILREGGFLKTQPIAGAYFYRFNTEQAPFTNAKIRKAFAYAINRESITSNILQAGQVPATGYVPPSTALNKDGYFKDNDLEAAKKLLVEGMKEEGISKLPPITLSYNTSEGHKKIAEEIQDQWKKNLGVDIKLENKEWKVFLDDVHEGNYQIARGGWFGDINDPINFLEMFQEKDGGNNDTRWGNSKYKELLNQSALEQDPEKRKAILMEAEQILMDEMPIMPIYFYVNSWVQNENLKDVVIDGLGAIDFKYADLTKK from the coding sequence TTGAGTTCAGTCCTTGTTTTCGGTGGAATAATGACAGGGTACGAAGGCGCTATCCAAGCAGCTGAGCCTAAGGTATTAAGAGTGAATCTGCAATCGGAGCCGCCTACAGCAGACCCAGGAATTGCAGAGGATACTAGCTCTAACACGATCATCACTGCTATATTCGAAGGTCTGACCCGTCTCGGAAAAGACGGAAAGGTGCACCCAGCCGCGGCAGAGAGCTATACGGTTTCTGAGGATGGGAAAACCTATATATTCAAGATTCGTGAAGCAAAATGGAGCAACGGCGATCAAGTAACGGCACATGACTTTGAATATGCTTGGAAACGTGCGCTCGATCCAAAGGAAGCTTCCAACTACGCCTACCAGTTGTATTATGTGAAAGGTGCAGAAGACTTCAACAAAGGGATCGGCAAGGCAGGGGACGTTGGCGTAAAGGCAATTGACGATAAGACGCTAAAAGTGGAACTGACAAACCCGACGCCATTTTTCTTGGAGCTCGTTGCTTTCAAAACATATTTCCCGGTGAACAAGAAGGTAGTCGAAGGCAATGAAAAATGGGCTGACGAGGCAAAGACGGTTGTTGGCAACGGACCATTCAAAATGGAAACATGGGAACACAAGAGCAATCTGAATGTCGTAAAGAACGAGAAGTACTGGGATAAAGCCAATGTAAACTTGGATAAGATCGAATTCATCATGATAGAGGATGAGAATACGGAGTTGTCCTTGTTTGATAACGACGAACTGGATTGGGCGGGTGCGCCAATGAACGCTCTGCCAATCGACGCACTTCCGATTTTGAGGGAAGGCGGCTTCTTGAAGACACAGCCAATCGCTGGTGCCTACTTCTACCGTTTCAATACAGAGCAAGCACCGTTTACCAACGCAAAAATTCGTAAGGCGTTCGCGTATGCCATTAATCGTGAAAGCATCACCTCCAATATCCTGCAAGCGGGTCAAGTGCCAGCAACAGGCTATGTACCACCGAGCACGGCGTTAAACAAAGACGGATACTTCAAAGACAATGACCTGGAAGCCGCAAAGAAATTACTGGTAGAAGGTATGAAGGAAGAGGGTATCTCCAAACTCCCGCCAATCACACTCAGCTACAACACATCCGAAGGTCATAAAAAGATCGCAGAAGAAATACAGGATCAGTGGAAGAAAAACCTCGGTGTAGATATCAAGCTCGAAAATAAAGAGTGGAAGGTGTTCTTAGACGACGTACACGAAGGTAATTATCAAATCGCTCGTGGAGGCTGGTTCGGTGACATCAATGATCCCATCAATTTCTTGGAAATGTTCCAGGAAAAAGACGGCGGAAACAACGATACACGTTGGGGAAATTCAAAGTACAAAGAGCTCCTGAACCAATCCGCTCTGGAGCAAGACCCAGAGAAGCGAAAAGCAATTCTCATGGAGGCTGAGCAAATCCTGATGGACGAAATGCCGATTATGCCAATCTACTTCTACGTGAACTCTTGGGTTCAGAACGAGAATTTGAAAGACGTTGTAATCGATGGTCTGGGTGCTATCGATTTCAAATATGCTGACCTCACCAAAAAATAA